One region of Streptomyces sp. NBC_00442 genomic DNA includes:
- a CDS encoding helix-turn-helix transcriptional regulator — MKYVGEAPQEELATGERSTRNRVARSILDHGPSTAQDLAKRLGLTQAAVRRHLDALVADEVVEPREQRVYGARTRGRPAKVFALTDCGRDAFEQSYDKLAVEALHWIEQSAGGGAAGEEAVAAFARARVEAQAGAYRDAIEAAAPEERTQALAKALSADGYAATARSAPQPQRGEQLCQHHCPVAHAAERYPQLCEAETEFFSRLLGTHVQRLATIAHGDGVCTTFIPHGAPPQTTHQQASASTAGRNPA, encoded by the coding sequence GTGAAATACGTCGGCGAGGCTCCCCAGGAGGAACTCGCGACCGGTGAGCGGTCCACCCGCAACCGGGTCGCGCGCTCCATCCTGGACCACGGGCCCTCGACCGCACAGGACCTCGCCAAGCGCCTCGGCCTCACCCAGGCCGCCGTCCGCCGCCATCTCGACGCGCTCGTCGCCGACGAGGTCGTCGAGCCGCGCGAACAGCGCGTGTACGGCGCGCGGACCCGCGGCCGCCCGGCCAAGGTCTTCGCCCTGACCGACTGCGGCCGGGACGCCTTCGAGCAGTCCTACGACAAGCTCGCCGTCGAAGCCCTGCACTGGATCGAGCAGTCCGCGGGCGGCGGCGCGGCCGGCGAGGAAGCCGTCGCGGCGTTCGCGCGGGCCCGCGTCGAGGCTCAGGCCGGGGCGTACCGGGACGCGATCGAGGCAGCGGCGCCCGAAGAGCGGACCCAAGCCCTGGCCAAGGCCTTGAGCGCCGACGGGTACGCTGCTACGGCGCGCAGCGCGCCCCAGCCGCAGCGGGGCGAGCAGCTGTGCCAGCACCACTGCCCGGTCGCCCACGCCGCCGAGCGGTACCCGCAGCTGTGCGAGGCGGAGACGGAGTTCTTCTCCCGCCTCCTGGGAACACATGTGCAGCGCCTGGCGACGATCGCCCACGGCGACGGCGTCTGCACCACGTTCATCCCGCACGGCGCGCCACCACAGACCACACATCAGCAAGCATCTGCAAGCACAGCCGGGAGGAACCCCGCATGA